From Humisphaera borealis, the proteins below share one genomic window:
- a CDS encoding carboxymuconolactone decarboxylase family protein produces MLEALEALRQSFPEYAKDIKLNLSSVLSDSSLSVDQRWGVAVASAIACNSPQLKEATLADARNHVEPRVLEDAAASAVLMAMNNIYYRFRHMVDKPSYGQKPPRLRMNRIMQPTSTKVDFELYSLAVSAIHGCEMCVQSHEKALMGHNVTEDQVNDAIRIAAVFHAAAQVLTAGL; encoded by the coding sequence ATGCTCGAAGCACTCGAGGCGCTCCGCCAGTCGTTCCCGGAATACGCCAAGGACATCAAGCTCAACCTGTCGAGCGTGCTATCCGATTCGTCGTTGTCGGTCGATCAGCGCTGGGGCGTGGCGGTGGCGAGCGCGATAGCGTGCAACAGCCCGCAACTGAAGGAAGCAACCCTCGCCGACGCGCGGAACCATGTCGAGCCCAGGGTGCTGGAAGACGCCGCCGCATCAGCGGTGCTGATGGCGATGAACAACATCTACTACCGCTTTCGGCACATGGTCGACAAGCCCAGCTACGGCCAGAAGCCGCCGCGCCTGCGCATGAACCGGATCATGCAGCCGACATCGACGAAGGTCGATTTCGAGCTCTATTCACTTGCCGTCAGCGCGATTCATGGTTGCGAGATGTGCGTGCAGTCGCACGAGAAGGCCCTGATGGGGCACAACGTCACCGAAGACCAGGTGAACGACGCGATCCGCATCGCCGCGGTGTTCCACGCGGCGGCGCAAGTGCTGACGGCGGGCTTGTAA
- a CDS encoding peroxiredoxin — translation MLGVRDQFPQFKLQSVVSIEKGKEFAELSSDSFPGKWLVVFFWPMDFTFVCPTEIAEFGRKNGEFTDRDTQVLGVSTDTQFVHLAWRKDHNDLRGLPIPMVADTKRELTTACGILHPEEGVALRATYIVDPQGVIRWASVNDLKVGRNVDEVIRVLDALQTDELCPCNWKDGDATLKVA, via the coding sequence ATGCTTGGTGTTCGCGATCAGTTCCCTCAGTTCAAGCTCCAGTCCGTGGTCAGCATTGAAAAAGGCAAGGAGTTTGCCGAGCTGTCCAGCGACAGTTTCCCGGGCAAGTGGCTCGTCGTCTTCTTCTGGCCGATGGACTTCACCTTCGTCTGCCCGACCGAGATCGCCGAGTTCGGCAGGAAGAACGGCGAGTTCACCGACCGCGATACCCAGGTTCTTGGCGTCAGCACCGACACCCAGTTTGTTCACCTGGCCTGGCGGAAAGATCACAACGACCTCCGCGGCCTGCCGATCCCGATGGTCGCCGACACCAAGCGCGAGCTGACCACCGCCTGCGGCATTCTTCACCCCGAGGAAGGCGTCGCCCTTCGCGCGACCTACATCGTCGATCCCCAGGGTGTCATCCGCTGGGCGAGCGTCAACGACCTGAAGGTCGGTCGCAACGTGGACGAAGTCATCCGCGTGCTCGATGCACTCCAGACCGATGAACTCTGCCCCTGCAACTGGAAAGACGGGGACGCGACCCTGAAGGTAGCGTAG